Genomic window (Neoarius graeffei isolate fNeoGra1 chromosome 13, fNeoGra1.pri, whole genome shotgun sequence):
GCGCTTTATATTTTTAATcatgttttgaaaaatattttatgCTGTGCCAATATTCCAACACTTTTGGaacatttttcttctgctttctTCCTTAACACAGCCCAAATTTCCTGACTTTCATAAGACAAGTTGTCCTTTTATCGTCCTGCCCAAAGTAAAGCTCTgggttgggtttcccaaaagcctcttagcattcagagcatcttaactaggagagagagtgttcattgtgatgctcgctctagcatttaatgatgatctttgtgctacgatgcttttggggaaaCCTGCCCGTTTGTCTGTGAAGTAATGgatggtgtgtgggtgtgggAATTTTGCTAGCGTTTTGTTAAATGTCCATTTTGATGCACTTAAATGTTTTTGCTTGCACTCTTGACCTGAATTGCTTAATCACTAACCACTTCCACCCTCACTCTCCTAACTTGTGTTTGCATGTTTGGCTCAACCAAAGAGAATGGCAGCGCCATCGGCTCGCCAAATACACTTCAACCTATTCGGCCTCTCTTCAGCGAAGAGGAAGAGTTGTCCTGGCATAGCCAGGCGCACTCTCCCTCTCCTTCCTCCTCGGACTATGAGGCGGACCACTGTGAACGCAGGAAGTCTTTTAATAGGGAGTACGCAGACAGTGTTGAGCAGAGACATCAGCCTGTGCGTGAGCAGCCTCGCAGGAGACGATCAGGACAAAGCCGCAGTAGCTTTGCCagccagagcagcacgactgggcATCTTCTGGGAGGATGGGGCGATGTTGTCCAGCTCATAAAGAACGACCTGAGTGAGCAGGGCTATCTCAGTTACAGTTCTGAAGACGAACTCTTTGAACCCGTCTATAAACTGGAGAGAATCCTGAGCCGGCGCCAGCCGGCATCGGAGCGGTGCGGCGAGCAGGGGACAAGACCATCTCGCCACAGCAGTATGAGAGAAGGAAACAGCcggatgtggcagggagaccgagGGGGCCGAAAGGAAAGACATAGGCACTCTGATTACAAGGGCAACAGAAGTGTGAGATCGGAGAGCAGGCTAGCGAGACGTTATAGCAGTAGCGACTGTAGATCTGGAGAAGGACAAAGACGTGTACACTTTCAGGATGACCAGAATCGCCATAACGTTTATATTGATTGTCCAAGAGCATTCGAGGAAAATCATGGCAGAAACAGGGAACTAAGGGGTTATACTGCGAGACCCTATCAAAGTCATGTTCAGGTGGATAGATCACTGGGTGATGTAAACCGGACTTGCAGACATGAGGCTAATGGCGTGAGGAACTCCTTGTCGCAGGAGGTAAATGAGGAAGATCTTGGCAGGCTTAGAGAGAGAGGAAGGTGGGAGGGAGGCAGCTGCAGGGTACGAGCAGAGCACAGGCCAAGAGCACGTACCATCAGGGAGGAGTGGGAGGGAAGAGACAGCAGATGGTACCATGGAGAACCTAGCAGGAGAGGCATAAGGAGTGAGCGATGGCAGGGTTATCAGGAGGACAGGTCGGGTTATCAGGAGGACAGGTCGAGTACTGAAGAAGAGGTGGACAGGGAAAGGGAGGAGACTCGAACACCAAGGCACccccagcgcagcctcagtgtatCTTGCAGAGGGCGCTCTTCTGGAGCAGGTAACCAAGTTCTGCCCGCCTGAGGTCTGcgtcgtgctctctctctctctctctctctctctacctgttcATTTCTCTTGATCATCTCAAAGATCAACCCCGTCCCTTGGGCCCCTACATGGTTTGGGGATTCCTCGACTTTGATCTTGTACTAATTTGCATTCTAATTTAATAGGtgactgttttgtttgtttttttgcttgaTCCTTTCTTTTCGTTACACATTCCAGCTTGCATCTCGGAGTTCCCTACTTTAGACTTGTTGGTTTTGTTGCAGTCTGGGTAGGCCATATCCTCCTGTGTTTACTTGTAAGAGGGGACTTTGTGTGATCTTTGATTTAAGGTCATGATTTGGACCtgtgggagagaaaaaaaaaaaaaaagaaatgcctCCTACTTCATTCTTAGAACTGGTATGACATCATGCAGAATCCCCCCCCCAGCCTTTTGTGTGCATCCTAATCTGACATGCTGCAGGTGGTGGGCTGGAAAAGCTTCTAGGTTTCAGTTTTGCACCTTTCACCCATTCTTTCTGCCTATGACTCTACTCCCACAGGGCAGAGAGTAAACAGACCCTCTCTGGATTTGGGTGAACTCAGGCAGGTCCTGCAGGATGAAGAACTCGCCCGCAGGCTACAGGCAGAGGAAGAAGAGTTGCTCAGAGGGGTAAAAAAAGGAAAACCCGAAcctcaccatatatatatatatatatatatatatatatatatatatatatatatatatatatatatatatatatatatatatatataaaatatactggcagtcaatgaaaaagtccaggtcaataattcaacatattatgcaatacggagttggggaaatgtttgttttgagatgtttctattgaatagcgtgcacagaagtcattaatgagttctccttaatccaaacatttttcaatagtcttcagggagtggtctttaggaatcagctcaaagtgctgttttggagaaaaacaaaaatttgtacacggttgaaaggatgggttggatggcctttattaaggccatgaaaaagccgacttttgtattccttatgtccaagatgccacggttaaatccagatgacagatggcgggccctcggcatggtgcaagccggcctaagtttttcagaagttgggcgtcgattgaatgtctaaaccctgccatggcctgcgtattcacctgatctcaatcccattgagcatttatgggatcaccttggtgttcagatccagaaccGTGTTCCTCGTCCCATGACGTTTCTGACTTCAAGAGGAGTGGCAGGCCATTCCACAAGACAGGATTTGCCGTTTGATACGCAGTATGCGTCGCAGACTGACGGCTTGTATTGCTGTTGGTGGGGACAATACTCGGTACCGAAGCTGCAACTTTCCAATTACAGGATATCCATTTTGTTCGGACTGTACATTATCAAagctcacaacaattgtgatttttttttttgtttgttttttgtttattcatctcgagttaaatgtcagtatattgatctgtaagcttctagtacatgatttcatagcttatgaataaaattattttcataaatgtcacctGGACATTTTCATTGACTGTCAGTGTATATTGTGTCCCTTTGACTGTTGgttaaaggaaaactgaaggcaatttaatttttttcaaatcataaattctatttctctctctcattatctgtagccgctttatcctgttctacagggtcgcaggcaagctggagcctatcccagctgactacgggcgaaaggtggggtacaccctggacaagtcgccaggtcatcacagggctgacacatagacacagacaaccattcacattcacacctacggtcaatttagagtcaccagttaacctaacctgcatgtctttggactgtgggggaaaccggagcacccggaggaaacccacgcggacacggggagaacatgcaaactccacacagaaaggccctcaccggccacggggctcgaacccggaccttcttgctgtgaggcgacagcgctaaccactacaccaccatgctgcccattctatttctcattttattaaatataggaatgcatttttgatggccattttgtcactgctatagcaagttgagtgtttgataTATAGTACATGGCATatttcagtccatatgtcaaagcaatggccgtaaacaagatttgtcaagacctgtgcgagacatcgtaggacggaagtaaaacgtacagcggaaatcaaagtgaccatctgccaacgttgtcaaaagacacacgcGCCCCCTTTCTAATGCTAACGTAAtccagccagaagttttgtttgttctgatagcaatcgggaaagtttggaaaaaagtaggcagtaatcgtcatttaaactcgtttttgtgcaacattttcgtttgggaaaacagttttcaaaatggcagcgctgacccttcacgtttcgaagtctcgcacaagtctcgtgaagatcgcgcagataagcgacgcctgccgtggaccaaacgaactaaattcaacactgcTAAAAAactaataggccgataagtataatattttgattgcaattagttgtcagtacgagtcatgatataaggttactaaaaccgcaaacgtaattgaataacatgttaagaaataaagcaagtttaaaattgacttcagttctcctttacatTCGATAAGGTCAGAAACCTCCACCAGGAAACGCATGGAATATTTTTATATTGAAATACACATACTTAATGGTTGGTGcttgctttgctttgcttttttttttttttttttggtgtatttATTTTCTGCACTGAAATGGTAAGGGAATGCTACATATAGCGGTTATGATCGAGCCTTGGCTTAAGTAGTTAAAGATGACTACAATCATGATGGCATTGATGGAGGACGGTGGTATTTGCATGAAAATTTAAGCTTTCGATGCTGATCTGTTTGAGAGCTGGACAGACCAAAggactaaagcgctgctgcatcgcTCACTTTAGCTAGATATGAAGCAGGGCCTAAATCCCACTGGTGCCTCGATCGAGATGTAGTCGAGTGGCATTGTGGACGACGCAGGGAACCATTCACCAAAATGAAAATATCGATGAAAGCTTAATCTTCGAGTAGCAGCTACCGTACCTAGCAGCATGTGTTTGGGAGGTTGGAGAAAACGCACACAGTAAGATCATGCAAGACCTTCGAGCTGAAGCTCCCTTATTAAAgacttttagcctttttttaaatGGTATAAAATGATGAATAGTTGAACAGTGTAACATCTGTCAGCAAATATGTACAGTATTTTATGTGCTATTAACACGAAGTTTCATTCAAAATTCACATAGCCCAATAATTCAATTACTGAGCAAACAATTGTTTAGCTTAGTATTGAATTTGTTTATTTAAGTGCTATTTGGTTAGAAATGAAACTTTTAATCATGTATTCatttactgctttttttttttttttcccttccccccTCTTCCTCTGAACTTGACTTCACTGGAAAGTATTAGGCCTGTCTAGCACAGTCTGGTTTATATTTAACCCACATTCTCCAAGATACAAGATGCTGTCCCTGAtttaggtttttgtttttgttaaggATCTTGGCCCTGCCTCTCCTTTCGAGAGATCTTGCCCAAAAGGAGACTTCACAGTAGCACAGGTTGCTCAGGATGAGGTAGGCAAGTTCAAGACGCGTGTATCTTTTCTAGAGGATTTGATCATCGTTACTAATTTATGACTTTTTTTATATTACAGGAGATTGCGCACTTCATGCAAAAGCAAGAGATAAAGGCTCAGCTGCGGTCTCATGAGTCGGAGGATTGTAGCTCTGGGCAAGGATACAGAGAAAGAAGTCGTGTGTATGACAACCGAGAGGTCTATGATGGACAGGTAATGCTGTCgtcctactgtgtgtgtgtgtaacgttTTACTGCAGCTGGAGGTCACGGAGTTCAGTACAAACTCGAGTGAATGAAGTTACATAATTTCATAGTCGTGTGTTAACATGgtatttgggttttattaatCAATTTTTAGACATTGAAAAGAATAGTCCCTCCCCATGTCTATCCAGAAGGTTACTGAAAGCcatgctattctgtttatgacctgTAACTATAGCAATGCTTTACGTTTAGTGGAATTAAAAGTGAGAATGGGAAGTGAAGACTTGGTTTTACTCAGTGCAGGAAGATTGGTCATCTCTCCGTTTTTATTTAAAGTAATCCAGCGTTTCCTGCAAAATGCGTTTTCTTTGCTCGAACACGTTAACCTCCGGAAGTCCTTGGCTTAGCCTTGAGAGAATCTTATCCATAGTGAAGAATATTTAGCCTTTATAAGGGTTAAAAGCAAGTCTCGGACTGCCCTTATGGTggaaacatgaaaatgaatgaaagacttttttttttttaaacacgcaGCCAGCTTTATAAGTATTTGTACGGTGATGCAATTTTTataattttgcctctgtacaccaccacaatggatttgaaacgAAGCCAACAAGGTGTGATCGAAATGTAGACTTCTAGCTTCTCTTTGAGGTATTTAACAAAAGTATTGCAGTAACCTTTTAGCAGTTACAGCCATTTTTACATTGTTTTGCAGGCTCGGAAGTAATTGCACAATCTAACAGAGTTATAAATATAAGCATtgtttttaaaggggaactgaaagcaatttttttttaaaaatataaatcaattctatttctcattttattaaatatcagcatgcatttttgatagctattttgtcactgctatagcaagttatgagttttgagatattacatggcatatttcagtccatatgtcaaagcaacggccgtaaacgagattcgctgagacctgtgcgagacgtcgtaggacggaagtaaaacatacagcggaaatcaaagtgaccacatctgccaacgttgtcaaaagacgcgcacaccctctttcgaatgctgatgtaatcaagccggaggctttttgttttgacagcaatcaggaaagtttgaagaaagtaggcggtaatcgtcattaaaactcgtttttgtgcaatatctcattatctctagctgctttatcctgttctacagggtcgcaggcaagctggagcctatccactacaccaccgtgctgcccttttgcgcaatgtttcgtttggaaaacagttttcaaaatggcggcactgacacctggctgacacatcatgtttcgaagtctcacgcaagtcttgtgaagatcatgcagataagcgatgcctgccgtggagcAAACAAACTAAAtgcagcatggctaaaaaccgaacaggctgataagtataatatttaattgcagttagttgccaatgcgagtcacgatataaggttactgaaaccgaaaacggaattgaataacacatattaattaagaaatgaagcaagttttaaaaatgacttcagttcccctttcatACTTGCAGTcagtgactgcctgaagtctggaacACATGGACGTAACCAAATGCTGAGTTTCTTCCTTTGAGATGCTTTgctaggcctttactgcagccaccttcagttgctgcttatttgtgggtctttctgccttcaGTTGCATCttcaggaagtgaaacactcagTTGGGTTGACTGACATTCCGCTCATTTCTGTGCCTTCAGAATCTTTTGGGTTGCTTTTGcactatgtttagggtcattgaccTCCTGTACTGTGAA
Coding sequences:
- the ccdc187 gene encoding coiled-coil domain-containing protein 187 isoform X2, coding for MSQYFSVLEDGALAYNLQEQEIEQYYSSNVQRNQLVQKDIRVAKRLQDEEQQRAQVNHEQATRQLEEQDSEYARRIQEELRCAAEEERKREEKDEEIAKRIQEEEELYVRQRNSCRRTDGGENGSAIGSPNTLQPIRPLFSEEEELSWHSQAHSPSPSSSDYEADHCERRKSFNREYADSVEQRHQPVREQPRRRRSGQSRSSFASQSSTTGHLLGGWGDVVQLIKNDLSEQGYLSYSSEDELFEPVYKLERILSRRQPASERCGEQGTRPSRHSSMREGNSRMWQGDRGGRKERHRHSDYKGNRSVRSESRLARRYSSSDCRSGEGQRRVHFQDDQNRHNVYIDCPRAFEENHGRNRELRGYTARPYQSHVQVDRSLGDVNRTCRHEANGVRNSLSQEVNEEDLGRLRERGRWEGGSCRVRAEHRPRARTIREEWEGRDSRWYHGEPSRRGIRSERWQGYQEDRSGYQEDRSSTEEEVDREREETRTPRHPQRSLSVSCRGRSSGAGQRVNRPSLDLGELRQVLQDEELARRLQAEEEELLRGDLGPASPFERSCPKGDFTVAQVAQDEEIAHFMQKQEIKAQLRSHESEDCSSGQGYRERSRVYDNREVYDGQMPRERLNSEGLVSPGGECSPEHQPPSPDTLAVQQHPFRNIAEELDPTFQKKENLQAGPSVSGTCQIQTPPQAGSCKEPAFVAPTKRQNDKPGRTKSKEKKENAKSKENCKQQ
- the ccdc187 gene encoding coiled-coil domain-containing protein 187 isoform X1, which encodes MAELEVDQSNLPRVQEVSQYFSVLEDGALAYNLQEQEIEQYYSSNVQRNQLVQKDIRVAKRLQDEEQQRAQVNHEQATRQLEEQDSEYARRIQEELRCAAEEERKREEKDEEIAKRIQEEEELYVRQRNSCRRTDGGENGSAIGSPNTLQPIRPLFSEEEELSWHSQAHSPSPSSSDYEADHCERRKSFNREYADSVEQRHQPVREQPRRRRSGQSRSSFASQSSTTGHLLGGWGDVVQLIKNDLSEQGYLSYSSEDELFEPVYKLERILSRRQPASERCGEQGTRPSRHSSMREGNSRMWQGDRGGRKERHRHSDYKGNRSVRSESRLARRYSSSDCRSGEGQRRVHFQDDQNRHNVYIDCPRAFEENHGRNRELRGYTARPYQSHVQVDRSLGDVNRTCRHEANGVRNSLSQEVNEEDLGRLRERGRWEGGSCRVRAEHRPRARTIREEWEGRDSRWYHGEPSRRGIRSERWQGYQEDRSGYQEDRSSTEEEVDREREETRTPRHPQRSLSVSCRGRSSGAGQRVNRPSLDLGELRQVLQDEELARRLQAEEEELLRGDLGPASPFERSCPKGDFTVAQVAQDEEIAHFMQKQEIKAQLRSHESEDCSSGQGYRERSRVYDNREVYDGQMPRERLNSEGLVSPGGECSPEHQPPSPDTLAVQQHPFRNIAEELDPTFQKKENLQAGPSVSGTCQIQTPPQAGSCKEPAFVAPTKRQNDKPGRTKSKEKKENAKSKENCKQQ